A genomic window from Vitis riparia cultivar Riparia Gloire de Montpellier isolate 1030 chromosome 16, EGFV_Vit.rip_1.0, whole genome shotgun sequence includes:
- the LOC117933883 gene encoding uncharacterized protein LOC117933883: MSSEIDKELNGDSMLMQKSRHIHCDSVETLTVDGENGPRFQNESLEGYKVHDWNMNETAINEEDYRMNTNPTSDKQVTQIGSFRTGSAQSAEILTMIDTNDGFIHDNPIIIEDVANERQNMMQQPIVSGISDDHLEEHQIYSSKKELQKKLYMMALKRKFEFKTTKSTTKLLLVECFDKECKWRVRATKLGISNMFQIMKFYSTHTCRLDMMSRDNRHASSWLIGKSIKETYQGVGCEFRPKDIVADIQKQYDVQISYDKVWRTKELALGSIRGSPEESYNTLPSYCYVLKQKNPSTITDIVTDCDNQFKYFFMSISASLAGFHTSIRPVIAVDGTFLKAKYLGTLFIAACKDGNNQIYPLAFGISDLENDASWEWFLQKLHDALGHIDDLFVISDRHGSIEKAVHKVFPHARHGVCTYHVGQNLKTKFKNLAIHKLFHDAAHAYRVSEFNFIFGQLEMIDPRAARYLMDIGVDRWARSYSTGKIYNIMTTGIVESLNAVLKNARDLPVLQLVEELRNLLQKWFVTRQQQAMSMSIELTMWADGELHSRYNMSATYLVEPINSKECNVNYAGISAQVNIDTCSCTCRQFDLDHIPCAHAIATCRFYNISCYTLCSKYFTTKALLSSYSECIYPTGNEIDWVVPNHIRVKVVLPPKTRRPTGKPKKVIIPSGGEGKRTSRCSRCGQYGHNRKTCKRPIP, from the coding sequence ATGTCTTCTGAGATTGATAAAGAATTGAATGGAGACTCAATGTTGATGCAAAAAAGTAGACACATTCATTGTGATTCAGTTGAAACTCTTACTGTTGATGGTGAAAATGGACCAAGATTTCAAAATGAGTCACTTGAAGGGTATAAAGTTCATGATTGGAACATGAATGAGACTGCAATTAATGAGGAGGATTATAGGATGAATACTAACCCTACTAGTGATAAGCAAGTGACCCAAATTGGCTCATTCAGAACTGGTTCAGCTCAGAGTGCAGAAATCTTGACCATGATTGATACAAATGATGGTTTCATACATGACAATCCCATTATAATCGAAGATGTAGCAAATGAAAGACAAAACATGATGCAACAACCTATAGTTAGTGGAATTAGTGATGACCATCTAGAAGAGCACCAAATATACTCAAGTAAGAAAGAATTACAAAAGAAGTTGtatatgatggctctgaaaaggaagtttgagttcaaaacaactaaatccACTACTAAGTTATTACTTgttgaatgttttgataaagaatGCAAGTGGCGAGTTCGTGCTACCAAGTTGGGGATTTCCAAtatgtttcaaataatgaaattctaTTCAACACACACTTGTCGGTTAGATATGATGTCTCGTGACAATCGACATGCAAGTAGTTGGTTGATTGGTAAGAGTATAAAAGAAACATATCAAGGGGTTGGTTGTGAATTTCGACCAAAAGACATTGTAGCAGACATTCAAAAGCAGTATGACGTTCAAATAAGTTATGATAAGGTGTGGAGAACCAAAGAACTTGCTCTAGGTTCTATTAGGGGATCACCTGAGGAATCTTATAACACTTTACCATCCTATTGCTATgttttaaagcaaaaaaatccCAGTACCATTACTGATATAGTTACTGATTgtgataatcaattcaaatacttttttatgtCGATTAGTGCATCTCTTGCTGGGTTTCACACATCAATAAGGCCTGTGATTGCAGTTGATGGGacatttttgaaagcaaagtaCTTGGGGACTTTATTTATTGCAGCATGTAAAGATGGCAACAATCAGATATACCCTTTAGCCTTTGGGATTAGTGATTTAGAAAATGATGCCTCATGGGAGTGGTTTTTACAAAAACTGCATGATGCTCTTGGAcacattgatgatttgtttgtgaTATCAGATCGACATGGTAGCATTGAGAAAGCAGTACATAAAGTATTTCCCCATGCGAGGCATGGTGTCTGCACTTATCACGTTGGacaaaatttgaagacaaaGTTCAAGAATCTTGCAATTCATAAGTTGTTCCATGATGCTGCCCATGCTTATCGTGTTTcagagtttaattttatatttgggcaACTAGAGATGATTGACCCAAGAGCAGCAAGATATTTGATGGATATAGGTGTTGATCGATGGGCACGTTCATATTCTACcggaaaaatatataatatcatgacGACAGGGATCGTTGAAAGCCTTAATGCTGTGTTGAAAAATGCTAGAGATCTTCCGGTTTTGCAATTGGTTGAAGAATTGAGAAActtacttcaaaaatggtttgtgactcGTCAACAACAAGCAATGTCAATGTCAATTGAACTTACCATGTGGGCTGATGGAGAACTTCATTCGAGGTATAATATGTCAGCAACATATCTAGTGGAACCTATCAACTCCAAGGAATGTAATGTTAATTATGCTGGCATTAGTGCTCAAGTGAATATAGACACTTGTTCATGCACATGTCGACAATTTGATCTTGATCATATTCCATGTGCACATGCTATTGCTACTTGTAGATTTTACAACATTTCATGTTACACTTTGTGCTCCAAGTATTTTACTACTAAAGCATTGTTATCTTCATATTCAGAGTGTATTTATCCAACTGGAAATGAAATAGATTGGGTAGTACCTAATCATATTCGTGTCAAAGTTGTGTTACCACCTAAAACGAGACGTCCAACAGGAAAACCAAAGAAAGTAATAATTCCTTCTGGTGGAGAGGGCAAGCGCACATCTCGTTGTAGTCGATGTGGTCAATATGGGCATAATCGGAAAACATGCAAACGACCAATCCCTTGA